A DNA window from Eretmochelys imbricata isolate rEreImb1 chromosome 3, rEreImb1.hap1, whole genome shotgun sequence contains the following coding sequences:
- the DHRS1 gene encoding dehydrogenase/reductase SDR family member 1, giving the protein MSGGGRLAGRVCLVTGASRGIGKGIALQLSEAGATVYITGRQREPLARAAAEVSARGGRCVPVVCDSSREEEVAALFERLQQAEGGRLDVLVNNAFSGVGAIAAQQGLPFWESPAALWDQINDTGLRGHYLCARYTARLMVPAGRGLIIVISSPGGLRYIFNVPYGVGKAACDRLAADCAVELRPYGVACVTLWPSVVRTEAVLKEAAGSGPWGVLLQKVIGNSESPEVSGKCVVGLASDPAVMCHSGKVLLTPDLARRYRFCDVDGRPIYNYISVRNVLVTLMPRLACLFRLIPECVSIPKWALALYSSKFSVYPPLQPAPKPGKNV; this is encoded by the coding sequence ATGTCCGGCGGCGGGCGGCTGGCGGGCCGCGTGTGCCTGGTGACCGGCGCCTCGCGGGGCATAGGGAAGGGTATCGCGCTGCAGCTGTCGGAGGCGGGCGCCACCGTGTACATCACGGGCCGGCAGCGGGAGCCGCTGGCCCGGGCGGCGGCGGAGGTGTCGGCCCGGGGCGGGCGCTGCGTGCCGGTGGTGTGCGACTCGTCGCGGGAGGAGGAGGTGGCGGCGCTGTTCGAGCGGCTGCAGCAGGCGGAGGGCGGGCGGCTGGACGTGCTGGTGAACAACGCCTTCTCCGGGGTGGGCGCCATCGCTGCCCAGCAGGGGCTGCCCTTCTGGGAGAGCCCAGCCGCCCTCTGGGACCAGATCAACGACACGGGCCTGCGCGGCCACTACCTCTGCGCCCGCTACACCGCCCGCCTCATGGTGCCGGCTGGGCGCGGCCTCATCATCGTCATCTCCTCGCCTGGCGGCCTGCGCTACATCTTCAATGTGCCCTATGGCGTGGGCAAGGCCGCCTGCGACCGTCTGGCCGCCGACTGCGCTGTCGAGCTGCGCCCCTACGGAGTGGCCTGCGTGACGCTGTGGCCCAGCGTCGTCCGCACCGAGGCTGTGCTTAAGGAGGCTGCGGGCTCGGGACCGTGGGGTGTGCTGCTGCAGAAGGTGATTGGTAATTCAGAGAGCCCCGAAGTGAGCGGCAAGTGCGTGGTGGGCCTGGCATCCGATCCCGCCGTCATGTGCCACAGCGGCAAGGTGCTGCTCACCCCAGACCTCGCCCGCCGCTACCGCTTCTGTGATGTGGACGGGAGACCCATCTACAACTACATATCGGTGCGCAATGTGCTCGTGACGCTGATGCCAAGGCTGGCCTGCCTCTTCCGCCTCATCCCAGAGTGCGTCAGCATACCCAAATGGGCTCTCGCACTTTACTCCAGCAAATTCAGTGTCTACCCGCCCCTGCAACCAGCCCCCAAACCTGGAAAAAATGTTTGa